From the Xenorhabdus ishibashii genome, one window contains:
- the cyoE gene encoding heme o synthase, with amino-acid sequence MIKQYLQVTKPGIIFGNLISAIGGFLLASKGVIDYPLFFATMVGVSLVVASGCVFNNYIDRDIDRIMERTKERVLVKGLIDPKISLIYASVLGIAGIVLLYVAANALAMQLALIGFIIYVGVYSLYMKRKSVYGTLVGSLSGAAPPVIGYCAVAGHFDTGALILLLIFSLWQMPHSYAIAIFRLKDYQAANIPVLPVIKGISVAKNHITLYILAFMVATLMLTLSGYAGYKYLIVAAAVSIWWLGMALSGYKTSNDRIWARKLFLFSIVAIMSLSVMMSVDSTASPENLLTYVW; translated from the coding sequence GATTGGTGGTTTTCTACTCGCTTCCAAGGGCGTAATAGATTACCCCTTGTTCTTTGCAACGATGGTCGGGGTATCGCTGGTGGTAGCATCAGGTTGTGTATTCAACAACTATATCGACCGCGATATCGACCGTATCATGGAAAGAACGAAAGAAAGGGTCCTTGTGAAAGGGCTTATCGATCCGAAAATCAGCCTGATTTACGCCTCAGTGTTAGGTATTGCTGGCATAGTGCTGCTCTATGTAGCAGCCAATGCCTTAGCAATGCAGCTAGCTCTTATCGGGTTTATCATTTATGTTGGGGTTTATAGCCTCTACATGAAAAGAAAATCTGTTTATGGCACGCTGGTTGGTAGCTTGTCAGGTGCAGCACCTCCTGTGATTGGTTACTGTGCAGTAGCGGGACACTTTGATACTGGCGCGTTGATCTTACTGTTGATCTTCAGCTTGTGGCAGATGCCTCACTCTTACGCCATTGCTATTTTTCGGCTCAAAGATTATCAGGCGGCCAATATTCCAGTATTACCCGTGATTAAAGGTATTTCCGTCGCGAAAAATCATATCACCCTGTACATTCTGGCCTTTATGGTTGCCACGTTGATGCTGACTCTCAGTGGCTATGCGGGTTATAAATACCTTATCGTAGCGGCAGCAGTGAGTATCTGGTGGTTGGGTATGGCATTATCAGGTTATAAAACCTCTAATGACCGTATTTGGGCCCGTAAGTTATTTCTGTTTTCTATCGTCGCTATCATGTCATTAAGCGTCATGATGTCTGTAGATTCAACAGCATCTCCAGAAAACCTACTGACTTATGTCTGGTAA